One genomic window of Cannabis sativa cultivar Pink pepper isolate KNU-18-1 chromosome 2, ASM2916894v1, whole genome shotgun sequence includes the following:
- the LOC115719733 gene encoding cation/calcium exchanger 5, whose translation MAFFSFSNSIKTFALSLTLFSILLFFFLTIPSNPPAPSTPLIPHRSLLNDNTQELSCSSVKSHSNGLFNYLSFHFCLFNKNSFLSIPFLSLLLVLHFYILIKTAQDHFSVVTTKLSFHLNLSPSMAGVTLLALGNGAPDVFASVAAVRRGQYRTGFGAILSAGTFVSALVVGFVAIYAAPFSLKPAPFVRDVSFYLIAALFLFYVYLSAEIFLWQAVGFVLFYLFFVGFVFWMDLGMGAEKEKGGSEMHLIGEIDERKDLMVHDCEIGLVLQNSRGEKPSSGLRRALRMISKSWEIPVSVLLKLTIPQTSPTKWSRFYSSANIALCPLALLYAGNTFVPFDHPIHFLLPHTRFPLWLVVFFGCSNLALLHFITEKEPPKTEHIPVVIIAFVMSVFWISTVAGELLNCLAALGSLLELPPSILGLTVLAWGNSVGDLVADVAVAKAGHPAMAMAGCFAGPMFNMLIGLGTALVIQTSNIYPEAYELHFHTGIVMAFVFLLLSLMGSLLVITWHRFRVPRFWGFCLVGLYVVFTAVSLVIAKFSR comes from the exons AtggccttcttctccttctcaaACTCCATTAAAACCTTTGCTCTCTCACTAACCCTCTTCTCcattctcctcttcttcttcctcacaaTCCCATCAAACCCTCCTGCTCCATCTACACCCCTAATTCCCCATAGATCCCTTCTCAACGATAACACACAAGAGCTTTCTTGCTCCTCCGTTAAATCACACTCCAATGGCCTTTTCAACTATCTCTCCTTCCATTTCTGCCTCTTTAACAAAAACTCATTTCTCTCCATCCCTTTCCTCTCCCTCCTTCTCGTTCTCCACTTCTACATCCTCATCAAGACGGCACAGGATCACTTCTCCGTCGTCACCACCAAGCTCTCTTTCCACCTCAATTTGTCGCCGAGCATGGCCGGCGTGACCCTCTTGGCTCTCGGAAATGGTGCTCCCGACGTGTTCGCATCCGTCGCCGCTGTCCGCCGAGGCCAGTATCGAACTGGGTTCGGTGCCATACTCTCGGCCGGCACTTTCGTCTCGGCTTTGGTTGTTGGGTTTGTGGCGATTTACGCCGCACCATTTTCTCTCAAGCCAGCGCCGTTCGTTAGGGACGTGTCGTTTTACCTGATTGCGGCGTTGTTCTTGTTCTATGTGTATCTTAGTGCCGAGATTTTTTTATGGCAGGCTGTTGGGTTCGTTTTGTTTTATCTGTTTTTTGTTgggtttgtgttttggatggatTTGGGAATGGGCgcagagaaagagaagggtggGAGTGAAATGCATTTGATTGGAGAAATTGATGAACGGAAAGATCTGATGGTTCATGATTGCGAGATCGGCCTAGTCTTACAGAATTCCCGTGGAGAAAAACCAAGTTCTGGGCTCAGGCGAGCTCTTAGAATG ATCTCAAAATCATGGGAGATCCCAGTTTCTGTTCTTTTAAAGCTTACAATTCCGCAGACTTCACCTACCAAGTGGAGCAGATTCTATTCATCAGCCAATATTGCTCTTTGTCCACTAGCACTTCTCTATGCAGGAAACACGTTTGTTCCATTCGATCATCCCATTCACTTCCTCCTTCCACACACCCGTTTTCCCCTTTGGCTTGTAGTATTTTTTGGGTGCTCCAACCTTGCACTCCTCCACTTCATTACAGAAAAAGAACCGCCAAAAACTGAGCATATACCAGTAGTGATCATAGCATTTGTAATGAGCGTTTTCTGGATATCTACTGTTGCAGGAGAACTGCTGAACTGCCTTGCAGCTTTAGGTTCACTTCTCGAGTTACCCCCTTCGATTCTCGGCCTCACTGTCCTTGCCTGGGGGAACTCAGTTGGGGATCTGGTTGCTGATGTTGCTGTTGCTAAGGCAGGACATCCAGCAATGGCCATGGCTGGGTGCTTTGCTGGGCCGATGTTTAACATGCTCATCGGTCTGGGGACGGCCTTGGTGATACAGACAAGCAACATTTACCCTGAAGCTTATGAGCTTCATTTCCACACTGGAATTGTAATGGCATTTGTATTCTTGCTTCTCAGCCTGATGGGTTCCCTATTGGTGATTACATGGCACAGATTTCGAGTTCCTAGGTTCTGGGGATTCTGCCTAGTTGGTCTCTATGTTGTTTTCACAGCTGTTAGCTTAGTTATTGCCAAGTTCTCAAGGTGA
- the LOC115721296 gene encoding nuclear transcription factor Y subunit C-9, translating to MDHQGHNQPQSMMMGGGGGGGAQMAYGYQSNPMGGNPTPGSVGGIQSTSQPGGAQLAQHQLAYQHIHHQQQQQLQQQLQNFWANQYQEIEKVSDFKNHSLPLARIKKIMKADEDVRMISAEAPVIFARACEMFILELTLRSWNHTEENKRRTLQKNDIAAAITRTGIFDFLVDIVPREDLKDEVVASIPRGNVPVGGPADSLPYCYMPPQHAPPQVGTPGMIMGKPVMDLSMYAQQPHHPYMAQQMWQQQQQQPDQQQSSSDR from the coding sequence ATGGATCACCAAGGGCATAACCAACCTCAGTCAATGATGATGGGAGGTGGGGGTGGTGGTGGAGCTCAAATGGCTTATGGTTACCAATCCAATCCGATGGGTGGCAACCCAACTCCTGGCTCGGTTGGAGGCATTCAGTCCACCAGCCAGCCTGGTGGAGCTCAGCTTGCGCAACACCAACTCGCATATCAGCACATCCACCACCAGCAGCAACAGCAGCTTCAGCAACAACTCCAAAACTTTTGGGCAAATCAGTATCAAGAAATCGAGAAAGTAAGTGATTTCAAGAACCACAGCCTTCCCTTAGCTAGGATCAAGAAGATAATGAAGGCTGATGAGGATGTGAGGATGATATCTGCAGAGGCACCTGTTATATTTGCCAGGGCGTGTGAGATGTTTATCTTAGAATTGACATTGAGATCATGGAATCACACTGAGGAGAATAAAAGGAGAACCCTTCAGAAGAATGACATTGCTGCAGCAATCACTAGAACTGGTATCTTTGATTTTTTGGTAGATATTGTACCAAGAGAGGATTTGAAAGATGAAGTGGTTGCATCAATTCCAAGAGGCAATGTGCCTGTTGGAGGGCCTGCTGATTCACTCCCTTATTGCTATATGCCACCCCAACATGCACCCCCTCAAGTTGGGACCCCAGGGATGATTATGGGTAAGCCTGTTATGGATCTATCCATGTATGCCCAGCAGCCTCACCACCCATACATGGCTCAGCAAATGtggcagcaacaacaacaacagcctGACCAACAACAATCGTCGTCGGATCGTTAA
- the LOC115718578 gene encoding uncharacterized protein LOC115718578 isoform X2, producing the protein MESPDHLRTHWTPAMENYFIDMMLDQVHRGNRMGHTFNKQAWNDMLMMFNAKFGSPYDLNMLKSRYTILWKLFNNVKNLLDQNEFSWDNCRQMVVAEKYVWDAYIKAHPDAQSFRNKALVKFNDLCLIYSHTTADGRYSLSSHDIEFDDEIQPMNMGVGFAIGVSNLGPTTKERSKINWTPAMDHYFLKLMLDQLNKGNKIDIDFRRQAWKNVLILFNTKFSCQCGKRILKHRYKKLFKYYTDVRSILEEKGFYWDEKQQRIVADAIHWDNYIRAHPDARFYRKKPLLNYQDLGLIYGNAISNGVHIQKGKYIDSDIVQFNAGEDGEGHCAGDDHLAYSEKDPDSEDEEEVQSDINDDHSRIDWTPSMDRCLLDIMLEQVHKLNKINHSIDNQLWIDIVALFKERFGLQYHKDVLRSRSKNLEKQYLDMKDLLAQRGFWWDEMQQMVTAYDHVWDTYIEEHPGAKLYRDISKPNYNDLCLIYGDSTANRRCSQADQYASCTGAKLNNSYHRKTDWTPAKDRYFIDLMLEQVRNGSMLNHKFSKLGWADIIAKFSAEFGSQYDRDVLINRSLNLRKRFIDMKSLLDQNGFVWDEMQQMIVADDDLWDAYVEEYPDLRSYRYRTFPNFNDLFLIFGEADTMQKDSYSSHSMHSEDDDLEENIGEEDQQSPVDTFPMVYPDAVSYWDGYNSSNELWAAIGYGVPSGRSHVSTEREMESNFPTMRMDDDDDAFHDLQLPEKEFEISDQRNKRKSTSLSKTEGRKRERRINKVEMKKETIDDKTGMTNWFQSSEEEEEKDYYSSIENIVAALETVPDMNEEVFLEACELLEDESKAKMFVAMDVKARKKWLLRKLCR; encoded by the exons ATGGAAAGCCCAGACCATTTAAGGACACACTGGACACCAGCAATGGAGAACTATTTTATTGATATGATGTTGGATCAGGTGCACAGGGGAAATAGGATGGGTCATACTTTCAATAAACAAGCTTGGAATGATATGTTGATGATGTTCAATGCCAAATTTGGATCTCcttatgatttaaatatgttaaaAAGTCGTTACACAATTTTGTGGAAGCTATTTAACAATGTCAAGAATCTCCTTGATCAAAACGAGTTTTCTTGGGACAATTGTCGACAAATGGTGGTTGCTGAAAAATATGTTTGGGATGCCTACATAAAG GCTCATCCGGATGCACAATCTTTTAGGAACAAAGCTTTGGTAAAGTTCAATGATTTGTGCTTGATATATTCACATACAACAGCAGATGGGAGATACAGCCTTTCAAGTCATGATATAGAATTTGATGATGAAATTCAACCGATGAATATGGGTGTGGGTTTCG CTATTGGTGTGAGTAACCTTGGTCCTACAACTAAAGAGAGGTCAAAGATTAATTGGACACCAGCCATGGAtcattattttttgaaacttatGCTCGATCAACTGAACAAGGGCAACAAGATCGACATTGATTTTAGGAGACAAGCATGGAAAAATGTGTTGATTTTGTTCAATACAAAATTCAGCTGTCAGTGTGGCAAAAGAATCTTAAAACATCGATATAAGAAATTGTTCAAGTATTATACTGATGTAAGGAGCATACTTGAAGAAAAAGGATTCTATTGGGATGAAAAACAACAAAGGATTGTAGCTGATGCTATTCATTGGGATAATTACATTAGG GCACACCCAGATGCACGTTTCTATAGGAAGAAACCCTTGCTAAACTATCAAGACTTGGGATTAATATATGGAAATGCAATTAGCAATGGAGTTCACATTCAGAAAGGGAAATACATTGACAGTGACATTGTACAATTCAATGCTG GTGAAGATGGGGAAGGGCATTGTGCAGGTGATGATCACCTGGCGTACTCTGAAAAGGATCCTGACAGTGAAG ATGAGGAAGAAGTTCAGAGTGATATTAATGATGATCATTCAAGAATAGATTGGACGCCTTCAATGGACCGTTGCCTCCTTGATATTATGCTGGAGCAAGTTCATAAGTTGAACAAGATCAATCACTCCATTGACAACCAACTGTGGATAGATATAGTGGCATTGTTCAAGGAAAGATTTGGATTGCAATATCATAAAGATGTTTTGAGGAGTCGATCTAAGAATTTGGAGAAACAATACCTAGATATGAAGGATCTTCTTGCACAGAGGGGTTTCTGGTGGGATGAAATGCAACAAATGGTCACAGCTTATGATCATGTTTGGGATACTTATATTGAG GAACACCCTGGAGCAAAATTATACAGAGACATATCCAAGCCTAACTACAATGATTTGTGCTTAATATATGGAGATTCAACAGCTAACAGACGATGTAGCCAAGCAGACCAATATGCTAGTTGCACTG GAGCCAAACTGAACAATAGCTACCACCGGAAAACTGATTGGACCCCAGCGAAGGATCGATATTTTATTGATTTAATGCTAGAGCAAGTCCGCAATGGAAGCATGCTTAATCATAAATTTAGTAAGTTAGGCTGGGCTGATATAATTGCAAAGTTCAGTGCAGAATTCGGTTCTCAGTATGACAGAGATGTCTTAATAAACCGTTCTCTGAATTTGAGGAAACGCTTTATTGACATGAAAAGTCTACTTGACCAGAATGGTTTTGTTTGGGATGAGATGCAACAAATGATAGTTGCTGATGATGATCTCTGGGATGCTTATGTCGAG GAGTACCCTGACTTGAGATCATACCGTTATAGAACCTTCCCAAATTTCAATGATTTATTCTTGATATTTGGAGAAGCAGACACAATGCAAAAGGACAGCTATTCCAGTCACTCAATGCATAGTGAGGACGATGACCTCGAAGAAAATATCG GTGAAGAAGATCAACAGTCCCCAGTTGATACTTTTCCCATG GTGTATCCTGATGCAGTTTCGTACTGGGATGGTTATAATAGCTCCAATGAGTTATGGGCGGCTATCGGTTATGGTGTCCCTAGCGGAAGATCACATGTGAGTACAGAAAGGGAAATGGAAAGCAATTTCCCAACTATGAGGatggatgatgatgatgatgcattTCATGACCTGCAATTGCCAGAGAAGGAATTCGAAATATCTGATCAGCGAAATAAGCGAAAATCTACTAGTTTGTCAAAAACAGAAGgtagaaaaagagaaagaagaatcaACAAGGTGGAAATGAAGAAAGAAACAATTGATGATAAAACAGGTATGACAAACTGGTTCCAAagtagtgaagaagaagaagaaaaggactACTACTCCTCAATTGAAAATATTGTAGCTGCACTTGAAACAGTACCAGATATGAATGAGGAGGTCTTCTTGGAAGCTTGTGAACTTTTAGAAGATGAAAGTAAGGCCAAAATGTTTGTTGCCATGGATGTAAAAGCACGAAAGAAGTGGTTGTTAAGAAAACTTTGCCGATAG
- the LOC115718578 gene encoding uncharacterized protein LOC115718578 isoform X1, with protein sequence MESPDHLRTHWTPAMENYFIDMMLDQVHRGNRMGHTFNKQAWNDMLMMFNAKFGSPYDLNMLKSRYTILWKLFNNVKNLLDQNEFSWDNCRQMVVAEKYVWDAYIKAHPDAQSFRNKALVKFNDLCLIYSHTTADGRYSLSSHDIEFDDEIQPMNMGVGFAIGVSNLGPTTKERSKINWTPAMDHYFLKLMLDQLNKGNKIDIDFRRQAWKNVLILFNTKFSCQCGKRILKHRYKKLFKYYTDVRSILEEKGFYWDEKQQRIVADAIHWDNYIRAHPDARFYRKKPLLNYQDLGLIYGNAISNGVHIQKGKYIDSDIVQFNAGEDGEGHCAGDDHLAYSEKDPDSEGPDLMINEEEVQSDINDDHSRIDWTPSMDRCLLDIMLEQVHKLNKINHSIDNQLWIDIVALFKERFGLQYHKDVLRSRSKNLEKQYLDMKDLLAQRGFWWDEMQQMVTAYDHVWDTYIEEHPGAKLYRDISKPNYNDLCLIYGDSTANRRCSQADQYASCTGAKLNNSYHRKTDWTPAKDRYFIDLMLEQVRNGSMLNHKFSKLGWADIIAKFSAEFGSQYDRDVLINRSLNLRKRFIDMKSLLDQNGFVWDEMQQMIVADDDLWDAYVEEYPDLRSYRYRTFPNFNDLFLIFGEADTMQKDSYSSHSMHSEDDDLEENIGEEDQQSPVDTFPMVYPDAVSYWDGYNSSNELWAAIGYGVPSGRSHVSTEREMESNFPTMRMDDDDDAFHDLQLPEKEFEISDQRNKRKSTSLSKTEGRKRERRINKVEMKKETIDDKTGMTNWFQSSEEEEEKDYYSSIENIVAALETVPDMNEEVFLEACELLEDESKAKMFVAMDVKARKKWLLRKLCR encoded by the exons ATGGAAAGCCCAGACCATTTAAGGACACACTGGACACCAGCAATGGAGAACTATTTTATTGATATGATGTTGGATCAGGTGCACAGGGGAAATAGGATGGGTCATACTTTCAATAAACAAGCTTGGAATGATATGTTGATGATGTTCAATGCCAAATTTGGATCTCcttatgatttaaatatgttaaaAAGTCGTTACACAATTTTGTGGAAGCTATTTAACAATGTCAAGAATCTCCTTGATCAAAACGAGTTTTCTTGGGACAATTGTCGACAAATGGTGGTTGCTGAAAAATATGTTTGGGATGCCTACATAAAG GCTCATCCGGATGCACAATCTTTTAGGAACAAAGCTTTGGTAAAGTTCAATGATTTGTGCTTGATATATTCACATACAACAGCAGATGGGAGATACAGCCTTTCAAGTCATGATATAGAATTTGATGATGAAATTCAACCGATGAATATGGGTGTGGGTTTCG CTATTGGTGTGAGTAACCTTGGTCCTACAACTAAAGAGAGGTCAAAGATTAATTGGACACCAGCCATGGAtcattattttttgaaacttatGCTCGATCAACTGAACAAGGGCAACAAGATCGACATTGATTTTAGGAGACAAGCATGGAAAAATGTGTTGATTTTGTTCAATACAAAATTCAGCTGTCAGTGTGGCAAAAGAATCTTAAAACATCGATATAAGAAATTGTTCAAGTATTATACTGATGTAAGGAGCATACTTGAAGAAAAAGGATTCTATTGGGATGAAAAACAACAAAGGATTGTAGCTGATGCTATTCATTGGGATAATTACATTAGG GCACACCCAGATGCACGTTTCTATAGGAAGAAACCCTTGCTAAACTATCAAGACTTGGGATTAATATATGGAAATGCAATTAGCAATGGAGTTCACATTCAGAAAGGGAAATACATTGACAGTGACATTGTACAATTCAATGCTG GTGAAGATGGGGAAGGGCATTGTGCAGGTGATGATCACCTGGCGTACTCTGAAAAGGATCCTGACAGTGAAGGTCCAGACTTGATGATTA ATGAGGAAGAAGTTCAGAGTGATATTAATGATGATCATTCAAGAATAGATTGGACGCCTTCAATGGACCGTTGCCTCCTTGATATTATGCTGGAGCAAGTTCATAAGTTGAACAAGATCAATCACTCCATTGACAACCAACTGTGGATAGATATAGTGGCATTGTTCAAGGAAAGATTTGGATTGCAATATCATAAAGATGTTTTGAGGAGTCGATCTAAGAATTTGGAGAAACAATACCTAGATATGAAGGATCTTCTTGCACAGAGGGGTTTCTGGTGGGATGAAATGCAACAAATGGTCACAGCTTATGATCATGTTTGGGATACTTATATTGAG GAACACCCTGGAGCAAAATTATACAGAGACATATCCAAGCCTAACTACAATGATTTGTGCTTAATATATGGAGATTCAACAGCTAACAGACGATGTAGCCAAGCAGACCAATATGCTAGTTGCACTG GAGCCAAACTGAACAATAGCTACCACCGGAAAACTGATTGGACCCCAGCGAAGGATCGATATTTTATTGATTTAATGCTAGAGCAAGTCCGCAATGGAAGCATGCTTAATCATAAATTTAGTAAGTTAGGCTGGGCTGATATAATTGCAAAGTTCAGTGCAGAATTCGGTTCTCAGTATGACAGAGATGTCTTAATAAACCGTTCTCTGAATTTGAGGAAACGCTTTATTGACATGAAAAGTCTACTTGACCAGAATGGTTTTGTTTGGGATGAGATGCAACAAATGATAGTTGCTGATGATGATCTCTGGGATGCTTATGTCGAG GAGTACCCTGACTTGAGATCATACCGTTATAGAACCTTCCCAAATTTCAATGATTTATTCTTGATATTTGGAGAAGCAGACACAATGCAAAAGGACAGCTATTCCAGTCACTCAATGCATAGTGAGGACGATGACCTCGAAGAAAATATCG GTGAAGAAGATCAACAGTCCCCAGTTGATACTTTTCCCATG GTGTATCCTGATGCAGTTTCGTACTGGGATGGTTATAATAGCTCCAATGAGTTATGGGCGGCTATCGGTTATGGTGTCCCTAGCGGAAGATCACATGTGAGTACAGAAAGGGAAATGGAAAGCAATTTCCCAACTATGAGGatggatgatgatgatgatgcattTCATGACCTGCAATTGCCAGAGAAGGAATTCGAAATATCTGATCAGCGAAATAAGCGAAAATCTACTAGTTTGTCAAAAACAGAAGgtagaaaaagagaaagaagaatcaACAAGGTGGAAATGAAGAAAGAAACAATTGATGATAAAACAGGTATGACAAACTGGTTCCAAagtagtgaagaagaagaagaaaaggactACTACTCCTCAATTGAAAATATTGTAGCTGCACTTGAAACAGTACCAGATATGAATGAGGAGGTCTTCTTGGAAGCTTGTGAACTTTTAGAAGATGAAAGTAAGGCCAAAATGTTTGTTGCCATGGATGTAAAAGCACGAAAGAAGTGGTTGTTAAGAAAACTTTGCCGATAG